AGAAAATAATATGATGAAAATAATCAATAATTAATTTTCACATAAAACTTACACCAGTGTAAGTTTTATGTAAGGTTAAGTTATTAAATAAAAACTCTAGATACTATAATCTATAAGTATAAAACAAATTCATTATCTAGAAATAGAAGATTAAATCTAAATAAGAAAAGATAATTTAGATTATCATTAGGTAATAGATTGTATATTTTAGGGGAGGAATATATGAGTACAATACTAGAAGTTAAAAACATAGAAAAATACTATGGAAATAAGAAAAATCTAACAAAAGCAATAAATAATATATCATTTGAAGTTGATAAAGGTGAGTTTGTAGGTATAATGGGTCCAAGCGGAAGTGGGAAAACTACATTATTAAACTGTATAGCGACAATAGATAAAGTAACAACTGGGTCTATAAAGATAGATAATAAAGATATAACCACTTTATCTAGAAAAAATATAGAGAAGTTTAGAAGAGAGAATTTAGGATTTATATTTCAAGACTTTAATTTATTAGACACACTCTCTGTATATGAAAATATATCTTTAGCATTATCAGTTATAGGAGTCAAAGGAAACGATATAGATATACAAGTAAAGCAAGTTGCAAATAAGTTAAATATATCAGATATACTAAATAAATTTCCTTATGAAATATCAGGAGGTCAAAAACAAAGAGTAGCATCGGCAAGGGCGATAATTACTAATCCATCATTAATACTAGCAGATGAACCAACAGGAGCTCTAGATTCTAAGTCCTCAAGAATATTACTTGAAAGTATATCAAATTTAAATGAAACTTTAAATTCTACAATAATGATGGTTACTCATGATGCTTTTACAGCAAGTTATTGTAAAAGAATATTATTTATAAAAGACGGAAAAATTTTCAATGAGCTTATAAGAGGAAACGATAGTAGAAAAGAATTTTTCAAAAGAATTTTAGAAGTAGTTACACTTCTTGGAGGTGACTGTGACAGTGTTATTTAAATTATCTTCAAGAAATGTAAAAAGAAGTATGAGAGCCTATAGTATATATTTTCTTACACTAGCATTAGGAGTTTGTGTATTTTATGTATTTAACTCATTAGATTCTCAGACCATAATGATGGATTTATCAGAAAGCAAAAAGAATTATGTACACCTAATTTCACAAATAATATCTGTAGTTTCAGGATTTGTATCTTTTATTTTAGGATTTTTAGTAATATATGCAAATAGTTTTATGATAAAGAAGCGAAATAAAGAATTTGGTATATATATGACCTTAGGAATTAGTAAAAAAAAGATATCGATAATTTTATTTACTGAAACTATTATAATAGGAATATTATCATTATTAGCAGGAATTTTTGTAGGAGTATTTTTATCACAAGGATTAGCAGGAATAACTGCAAAACTATTTAAAACTAATATGATTAAATATCAGTTTATATTTTCTAAAGAAGCTTGCTTAAAAACAATATTTTATTTTGGAATAATATTTATGGTAGTTATGGTATTAAATTTTATAGTGGTGTCAAGATATAATTTGATTGATTTGATAAATGGGTCAAAAGCTAATCAAAAGCTTAAAAAAACAAATTTATCTATATCGGTAATACTATTTATTTTTTCTATAATTTGTTTAGGATATTCTTATAAACTTATACTAGAAAATCCGTTAGTTAACTTAAATACACCAGAGTTTAAAAAGTCTATATGTTTAGGAATTATAGGTACGGTACTATTTTTCAGAGCATTGGCCGGATTTTTAATAAAAGTTATCCAAAGTAGCAAAAATTATTACCTAAAAAATCTTAATACTTTCACATTAAGACAGTTTAATAGCAAAATAAATACTCATTATATATCTATAAGTATAATATGTTTAATGTTATTTGTAGCAATAGGGATGATGTCAACAGGAATAGGTATGAAAAATTCTTTTGAAAATACAGTAGAATTTCAAACACCATTTGATCTGTGGATGAGTATAGAAGTTAAAGGGGAAAAAGATAATATAGAAATTGATCAATACTTAAAGGATCATGGAATAAATTTAGGTGATTATGGTCGTGAGATTGTAAAGTATAATTTATATAACAGTGAGATTCCTTTCAAGAAGATGTTTAAAAATACTAATAACCAGTTTTTACGTAACCAAATAGATGCTACGGGTGATTTTAATGTACCTATAATTAAAATATCTGATTACAATAAGATTATGAAAATGCAAAATAAAAAAGGTTTAGACTTAAGAGAAGGTGAAGTTACACTACTTACTGATATGGCATCGATGGAAGAAGCAGTAAAAGATTTTATAGAAAACAATGATTATATTAAAATAAATAACAATATACTTAAAGTAAATAAATCATATGAATTTGAATCAATTAAAACACTTCCGATGAGTATGAATCAGACAACTTTAATAGTTAATGATAATCAAGTCAAAGATATGAATATTTATGAAAAAAACCTAAGTCTTAACTATAAAGGAAATAAATTAGATAAAGAAAAAATGGTATCAAAGAATATTGATAAAGTAATAGCAGATACATATGGAAAAGAGAATTCACATAAAATACTTTCTATTACTAAGATGTCATGTTTTGAAAATAGTATGGCAACTTCAAATATATTCTTGTTTGTAGGCCTTTATATAGGAATAGTATTTTTAATATCTAGCGCAGCAGTGCTAGCCCTTAGCCAACTAGCTGGTGCTACTGAGAGTATGGAAAGATATAAGACACTTAGAAGGCTTGGAGTAAGCACGGAAATGATAAATAAATCAATATTTTTCCAGGTTTTACTATACTTTATACTTCCTATTGGACTTGCATTGGTTCACAACATATTTGGTATAAAAGTAGCAAATAATTTTATCAAAATGTTTGGAAACTATGATATGATAGGCAATAACATTATTTCAATAAGTGCAATATTAATAATATATGGTATCTATTTTTTAGCTACATATAGTGGATATAAAAGGATAGTAAATAATGACTATTAATTTTAATATAAATAAAACTTATTAGCTTTTATCAACAAATTCTGTTAAACTTAAATAACACTAATTTAAAGATAGAGGTGATTATCATAAATAATTACAAAACAACAAAAAATAATTATGAGAGTCAAGGTTCAGTTACTAATATAACAATACTTAAAAAGAATGGTTCTGAGCTTATAGCTAAAATAGATACAGAAGATTTAGAAAAGGTACAAGCTATGGGAGTTTGGTTTGCTGAATGGCATAAAGACTTTAATAGTTACTTAGTTCAAAATATAACTACAACTAAAGAAAATAAAAAAGTTAAGAGTACTAAAAGAAACATTCAATCAGTAATATTAGATACTCAATCATCAGCTCCAATTAGACATATAAATGGAGATACATTAGATAATAGAAAATCTAATTTAGAGATTGTTAATAGAAGAGAAAAAAATGAATATGAAAATATAGACGATGAAACAGTAGCTATAATACTAAAAGATAGATATGGAAAGCCACAAGCAAAGGCATTAGTATCAGTTAAAGATTTAGATAGAGTAGTAAATAAGAAGTATACATGGATATATTCAAAAGGTCATAAACAACCTAGCGTAATAGCACATATTCCAAGTGGTAAGGTATATATGGAAGATGTAATAATGAAACCTAGTGAAGAAGAAAGAGTTCATCATATAAACTTAAATCCATTAGATAATAGAAGAAAAAATTTAGAAAATAAATTAAAATAATTAAAAATTAAGTAGCAAATGGTAAATATATATATCGTTATTTTAAAAGATATGATGTATAATAGAAAAGATAAGCACTTTTTATGTTTAGATATTAAATGGCATAGGAAGTGTTTATTTTATTTTGTAAACAATTTAGATTAATATAAAAGGAAACAAAAAGGAGATATAAATGCTATTTACAGATTTAGACATAATTAAACCAATACAAAAAGCACTAAAGGAAGAAGGATATTTAAACCCAACACCAATACAATCAAAGTCAATAACACCGTTATTAGAAGGTAGAGATTTATTAGGATGTGCACAGACAGGTACTGGTAAAACAGCATCTTTTGCAATCCCTATAATACAACAAATATATAATGATAAAAAATCACTAAAAGGTAAAAGAACTATAAAAGCGGTAATACTAGCACCTACAAGAGAATTAGCAATACAAATAGAAGAAAACTTTGCAGCTTATGCAAGACATACAAATATAAAAAGTTTAGTTATATTTGGAGGCGTATCTCAAAATCCTCAAACTAAAGCATTAAAGCAAGGTGTAGATATATTAATAGCAACTCCAGGTAGAATGCTTGATTTATATAATCAAAAATTCTTAAAATTAAATGATGTTAAACACTTTGTTTTAGATGAAGCTGACAGCATGTTAGATATGGGTATGATACATGATGTAAAAAGAATAATGAGCTATCTTCCAAAGGTTAGACAAAATATATTCTTCTCAGCTACTATGCCAAAGGAAATATCAAAATTAGCAGATTCAATATTTAAAAATCCAGTTAGAGTAGAGGTTGCACCAGTTTCATCAACAACTGAGATGGTTGACCAAAATATTTACTTTGTAAGTAAAAAGCAAAAGACAAACTTACTTATAGAGTTATTAAAAAGTAACCCAAAAGAATCTGTACTTGTATTTTCAAGAACAAAACATGGAGCAAATAAAATAACACAACAGTTAGTATCATCATCAATAAGTGCTGCTGCAATACATGGTAATAAGTCGCAAAATGCAAGACAGCTAGCATTAAATGATTTTAAAGAAGGTAAGATTAGAGTACTGGTAGCAACTGATATAGCTGCAAGAGGAATTGATATTGATGATCTACCATATGTAATAAATTATGATTTACCAGAAGTTGCAGAGACTTATGTTCATAGAATCGGAAGAACAGGAAGAGCAGGAAGAAGTGGTAGAGCAACGGCATTTTGTGCAATGGAAGAAAGAGATCTTTATAAGGCTATAGAAAAACTTATAAATAAAAAGATTGAAGTTGTAGAAAATCACAGCTTTGTATCTAGTTCAGAGGATATAACTGTATCGGCGAATAAGAACAATAGAGGTAGAAAAAGACCTAACAGAAATAACGGTAATAAAAGTAAATCTAAATTTACAAATAAAAATAAAAGTAAAAATTAAAATGTGGGTGGCAAAATAATTTGAATCTAAGTATAATTAGTCTACACCATTGAAATTTATGAAAAAAGTATTGATTTTTTAATCAATACTTTTTTTAGTACAAGCGAATTTATATGTAATTTAAAGACAGTATATGCAATTAGGAAAATGGTTGCCTTGATTTTTAATCGTAACTGCTATATACTATACTTAAAATTGCAAATAAAAAAGAACCGTCTTTAGAGAAGGGCTTTTAGTATCGCGCTTATTGTGTTGTATGAAGAGTCTTTTTTTTTATATGGTCAAAAAAATTAAGACTTTTACTTTGAAGTATTTTGACAGTCTAGTTTAAATAATCTAACTTCTATTGATTGTTTCATTGCAACGTACTGCGTTGCAATTAGGCATATATTATAAAATAATTAGGAGGAAACAAAATGGAAACTATTAATGTTCAAAAACGTAATTTTAATGTAAAGGCAAAAAAAATGAGACGACTCGGGTTAGTTCCTGGAAATGTATTCGGGAAATCTTTGACAGATCCAATATCTATTCAAATGGAAGAATCTGTTGCACGCAGATTAATTCGTCTAAATCGTGAAGGTAGTAAATTGGTGATGAATATTGAAGGACAAACAATGCCGGTACAAATCAAGGAAAAATCATTGAATAGAGTGAATGATGAAATTTTAAATATAAGTTTTCAAGCATTAAGTGCAAATGAAAAAGTAAACAGTGTAATTCATATTATTGTTGTAAATGATGCGAAAATTCAAGGGGTAGTGGAGAAAATGCAGCTTGAAATTCCATATACATCTTTACCTAAATATATGATTGATACTATAACTATTGATGTTGATGGAATGAAGGCAGGTAATGTTATAACTGTTGGAGAAATTCCTGAACTACAGAGTGATAAAATTGAATTACAAGTTGATCCAGACAATATCGTATTGCGTATAAGCGAGAAACAGAATAATGCTCCGGAAGCTGTTGAAGGGTAAATATTATTGTACTTAAAATAAAAAAAGTCGCTTAATTAGCGACTTTTTTTAATCTAATTTTTTAGTTTTAAAATTAGAAAGAAGCAAGTTTAATTCAAATTCCATTCTAGATTTAAGATCATAACTTCCTTCATGAAGACACCAGTCAAATATGGTACCTCTAGATATTCTCATAATTATCATAGTCAAATCAAATGAAGAAATTGAGCTATTTAACTCACCACTTTTTAGCGAATCTTCTATGATAGATCTAACTTCTAATGCTATATAACGGTCAGGTTTAGTAGAATACTTTGATTCTATTGAAAGTAAATTTTTATATATTTCACTTACAAATACCCAACCAAGTTCTTCCATAACAATAGCACCTTCACCTAATAAAAATAATAATTTATCAAGATTTGAATCTAAATCTTTTGTTTCAAGTCTATCTAATACTAAAATATCAACTTGCTCATAAGCCGTGTTAATTATTTCAGCTTTTGATTTAAAGTGATGATAAAAAGCTCCTATTGAAATTTCTGCAGCTTGGCAGATATCTTGAATTTTTACACTATCAAATCCATTTAATTTAAAAAGTTCAGTTGCTACTTGTGTAATTCTAAGTTTGGTTGCAATAGCTTGTTTTTGTCTATTAGTTAATTTTTTCATGACAAATACCTTTCTATAGCACTGCAATGTGAATACAGTAAATTATATAATTATTTAGTATAGCATAAAAAAAGTAAATATATAATGAAAAGTTGTGAAAGAAATCAAATGAAAACGACATGTATACATTTACAAAATATGGTAAAGATGATATATTTTAATTACAGAATGTGATTCGGTGAAATTAATTCTGTATGGAGTGTTACAAAGTTAACAAATGATAATATAAAATTAATCAAAGTAAAATGGTTGATTGTAAATATACTAAATACTTTTAACAATATCAATAAATATTAGGGGGTAAGTTTATGGAAAAGTATAAAGTTATCGAGATAAAGGAAAGTGTTTTTAAGAACAATGATGAACAAGCAGACTTGCTTAGATCAGACTTAAAGAAAGATAACACTTTTTTATTAAATTTAATGTCTTCTCCTGGTTCAGGGAAGACTACAACAGTTTTAAGAACTATTGAAGCTTTAAAAAATGAAATGAAAATTGGAGTTATGGAAGCTGATATAGATTCAGATGTTGATGCTGACACTGTTTCAAAAACAGGTGCAAAGGTAATACAGTTACATACAGGTGGAATGTGTCATTTAGATGCAGATATGACTAAGCAAGGTTTGGTAGAACTTGGAACAGATGATGTGGACTTTGTAATATTAGAAAATGTGGGGAATCTAGTGTGTCCAGCAGAATTTGATACTGGTTCTTCGAAAAATGCTATGATACTTAGCGTACCAGAGGGACATGATAAACCTTTAAAATATCCATTAATATTTTCAGTAGTGGATGTGGTTTTAATAAACAAAATTGATGCTATAGAGTATTTTGACTTTGATTTAGATTTAGTTAAAGAATATATTAAAAAACGAAATCCAAATGCAAAAGTTATAGAGATATCAGCCAAAACTGGTGAAGGTATAGATGAATGGGCTAATTGGATAAGAGAAGAAGTAAAGGCTTGGAATAATTAATATAATATAAAAATTATAATTTTTAGGGGGATTAAGATGGCAGTTAAAGAAAAGGTTCTTCAATTTGCAAACCAAGTTAGTGGAAAGAAACCAGGGTCTAGAGGGTACTTTGGTGAAAATGATGCACGTTATAGAATTTTAGAGCCAGTTGTAACAGATGAAATGGCAGAAGTTTTACTTTGTATGGAGATTAGAAAGAAAATAACGGCTGAGAAAGTCGCACCTTTATGTGGTAAGAGTGTTGAGAAGTGTACAGAGTTACTATTAGAATTATCAGAAATAGGGGTAGTTTTCGTTAATGAAATAGATGGTGTAGATACTTTCTGGTATGAAACTTGGGTACCAGGAATTATGGAAATGATGGTTAATAATAAGGCACAGGCTAAAAAATATCCACAAATTCCTAAGGCATTTCATGATTATGGTGTGGAAAATGGACCAAGATCTACAGGAAGTTTTCCTCCAGGGGTAGGACTTATGCGTGTTATTCCAATAGAAACTGCAATAGATGGGGAAACAAGAAGAGCTTCATATGAGGAAATATCAAAATATTTAAATGAGAGTGATAAATTCTCTGTATCAGACTGTTCATGTCGTACAGCAAGAGAAAGCATGGGAGAAGGATGCGGACATCTAAAAGAAGATATGTGTATTCAATTAGGCCATGCAGCTGAATACTACATAAGAACAGGTAGAGGTAAAAAAATAACTAGAGAAGAGGCTTTTGAAATAATAAAAAGAGCTGAAGAAAATGGGTTAATGCACCAAATACCAAACTTAGATGGATCAGGAAAAACTCATGCAATATGCAATTGCTGTGGATGTTCTTGTTTAGCACTTAAGGGTGGAAACATGTTTGCAAATACTGATATGGTACGTTCTAACTATGTGTCTAAAGTAGATAAAGATAAGTGTGTTGCTTGTGGAGAGTGTGTAGTTAACTGTCCAACTAATGCTTTAAAACTTGGTCAAAAATTATGCTCTAGTAAACCGATTGTAGATAAAATAGAAAGAAAAGAAACGCCAAGAAATACTAATTGGGGACCAGAGAGATGGAATGAAGATTATAGAATTAATAGAGAAGATGTAGTAGAAAGTGGAACAAGTCCATGTAAGACTGCATGCCCTGCGCATATAGCTGTTCAAGGATATATAAAACTTGCTTCACAAGGAAGATATAAAGAAGCTTTAGAACTTATAAAACAAGAAAATCCATTCCCTGCTATATGTGGTCGTATCTGTCCTAGAAAGTGTGAATCAGCATGTACAAGAGGAGATATAGATTCACCAATAGCTATAGATGAAATTAAAAAGTTTGTAGCTGAACAAGACTTAAAAGAAGAGCATAGATTCGTTCCTAAAAAAAGACATAATTACGGTAAGAAGATTGCCATAATAGGTGGAGGACCTTCTGGACTTTCATGTGCATATTACTTATCAATAGATGGATACAAGGTAACAGTATTTGAAAAACAAAAAGCCCTTGGTGGGATGTTAACTTTAGGAATTCCTTCTTTCAGATTGGAAAAAGAAGTAGTTAATGCTGAAATAGAGATACTAAGACAAATGGGTGTAGAGTTTAAAACAGGTATAGAAGTAGGTAAGGATGTTACATTAGATGAATTAAGAAAAGATGGATATAAAGCTTTCTATTTAGCAATTGGAGCACAAGCTGGTAGAAGATTAAATATAGAAGGTGAAGATGCAGAAGGTGTTATACCAGGGGTAGAATTTGTACGTGATGTTAACTTAGGAGAAGATGTAAAACTAAATGGAAAAGTAGTTGTTATTGGTGGAGGAAATGTTGCGATAGACGTTGCAAGAAATGCAACAAGAGTAGGTGCAGATAGTGTAAATATGTTCTGCTTAGAAAATCGTGAACAAATGCCTGCTTTAGAAGAAGAAATAGAAGAAGCTTTAGAAGAGGATATAGTAATAAACAACTCTTGGGGGCCTAATAGAATAATTGTAGAAGACGGAAAAGTAGTAGGGGTTGAATTTAAAAAATGTGTTTCTGTATTTGATGAAAACGGAAGATTCTCTCCAGTATTTGATGAAGATAATTTAAAAGTAGTAGATGCTGATTACGTTTTAATTTCAGTAGGTCAAAGTATTGACTGGGGTGATTTACTTAAAGGAAGTAAAGCAGAGTTAAATCCTAATAATACAATAAAAGCTGATGGATTTACTTATCAAACAAATGAACCTGATATATTTGCTGGAGGAGATTCATATACTGGTCCTAGATTTGCAATAGATGCAATAGCAGCAGGTAAACAAGGAGCTATATCAATTCACCGTTTCGTTCAGCCAGGACAAAGTTTAGTAAATGGACGTGATAGAAGAGATTATCATGAATTTGATAAAAAAAGCTTACAATTAGAAGGATATGATAATATGCCAAGACAAAGACCAAATCATAAATCTGGCGTAGATGCAAAAGAATCTTTCAAAGATATGCGTCTTACTTTTACAGAAGAACAAATGAAAAAAGAAACAGAAAGATGTTTAGGTTGTGGAGCTACTGTTGTAGATGAATATATGTGTGTAGGTTGTGGTCAATGTACTACGAAATGTAAGTTTGACGCTATATCATTAGTAAGAAAATATGATGCAGAAGGTGTAGCTTATGAAGATTTAAAACCAGCAGTAGTTAAAAATGTTATAAGAAGAAAAGGTAGAATAATAGGAAAGAAAGTTAAGGATGTATTTGCAAAATAAAATTAAAATAAAATAGATTAGGGGTGCATTATGGGGATTTTATATGAAAAAATGACCTTTGAAGGATGGGGAATTTTCCTATTTGTATTACTTGCATTGATGGCATTTAATGAACTTGGAAGATCAACAAAATGGACGGGAGTATTATTGTTTATAATAGTACCTACATTTTTAACAATTTTTGTTTGGCCAACTACAGCAGCGCCAGGCAATGAATATGGAACAGGAACTTGGTTTAACTGGGTTAAAACTTATTCGGCACTTGCTGGGTGTGTTTGGTTTATGGCTCTTAGATATATTCCATCGTTACAAAAGAAAAAATGGGCATTGGCTCTTCCAGCGATTATTTTAGCATTAAATATATTTGAAGCTTCTATTAGAGATTTTCAAATTTTCACTTATGGATTAACTGATGGTGGAGTTGTAGACAATCTTTGGACGATATCTGGACCTTGGAATATTATGAATGGTATAGCTGGGTTATTAAATATAGTTACAATTTGTGGTTGTTATGGAATATTTATATCTAAAGACAAAACAAAGGATATGATATGGCCAGATATGATATGGACATGGGTTATAGCTTATGATGTATGGAATTTCGCTTATACTTATAACTGTATATCAGACCACTCAATTTATTGTGGGGTAGCTTTATTACTTTCATGTACAATACCAACTTTCTTTATAAAAAAAGGAGCTTGGTTACAACATCGTGCTCAAACATTAGCTCTTTGGATTATGTTTGTTATGACTGTTCCTCAATTTGCTGATAGGATAGCACCAGTTCCTACAACACATAACAAGACAGCGTTCTTTGTGGTAAGTTTAATATCTTTAGCTGTGAATGCAGCTTTAGCAATTTACCAATTTAATAAGGTAAGAAAAAATAAACTTAATCCAATAAAGGATGAAATTTACACAGACACTGATGCGTATCAACAAGTATTAGCTGAAAATAAATAGATAAAAAATAGTACTCTATTAAATAAAATGTAGTTATTAAGTGTGAAAACTTAGTAACTGCATTTTTTTTACTTATATTGTATAACCTGTTAACATTGGATAAACATTAAATATGATAAAGTATAATGATATAAAATTTTAATTTATTGATTTATAAGGAGAGCTAAAAAATGAGATTACTAGTTATAGAAGATAATATAGAACTATCAAACTCAATGAAAAAAGGGTTAGAAAATATGAACTTCAAAGTAGATATATCAAACACAGGAGAAGAAGGAGAAGATAAAGCAAGTATTAATGAATATGATGTTATACTATTAGATTTGAACCTTCCAGATACTGATGGAATAGAAGTGCTAAAATACCTTCGTAAAAAATCAATAGACGCACCAATAATAATCATAACAGCAAGAGATAATGTATCGGACTTAGCAATAGGATTAGATAATGGAGCAGATGATTATATAACCAAGCCATTTCAATTATTAGAAGTTAGGGCAAGAATTCATGCAGTAATAAGAAGATTCCATGGGAGAACTAATCCAATTATAAATATTGGGGGGGTAAAACTTAACCCAGTAAATCGTACTGTGTATATAGATGAAAAAGAGGTAATACTTGCAATAAAAGAGTTTGATATATTAGAGTATATCTGCTATAAACACCCTGCAGTTGTTTCTAGCGAGGAAATTGTAGAGCATGTATATGATGAAAACTTTGATCCATTTTCATCAGTATTAAGAGTACATATATCAAGACTAAAAAATAAATTAAAAAACGTACAAGGTCAAGATGTATTAGTTAACGTTAGAGGGAAGGGCTATTGTTTATGCGTAGAGTAAACTTTAAAAGTGGACTAGTTATAATAATATATTCATTAATACTATCACTTGTTATAGGCGTAGGATTATATAAAATAAAAGTATCTTTTAATAATTTAGAAACCAAAACAAATATAAAAGATACTAAAGCTATTATTATTAGTACTTCTAGATATAATGAAGAAGATTTAATATATAAAGCAATAAATGAAGGCGATTATCCGAACTTAAAAGACTACAATGCAAACTTTGAAAATAATAAAATGAAAGGTACAACCAGATTAGTGGATGTAGCTGAAATAGGAAGAGCGTATTTGAAGATAGGATTTAAAGACATACTAAGTATAATTTTAATATTTTTCTTTATTTTAATATTAGCATCCTTGATATTGTGGATAGCATTAAATAAGATTCATGATAAAGAAATTGAAAATATAGTTAAAAATTTAAATGAGATTGATGATGAGTTTAATCCATATTTAGTAAGTAAAACATTTGGAATAGCTTATGAAAATATAAAGGGAAAATTCAAATCAAATTTAGATGACTATAAAAAATTAAATTCTTATTTATCACATGAACAAAAAAATGCTATTGCTATATTAAGAACAAATTTAGAGATAGACAACAACCAGGAGTATCTTAAGTTGTTAGATGATATTGCTGATAGTATAGATGATGTATTAACTTTAAGTGATTTGAAATCTGATGATGCAATGACAGGTGTAGATGTTTCTTTAGTATGTGCGAGTATTTGTGATATATATCAAAAAAATTATAAAAATATTGAATTTGATTTTGATGAAGAAAATAATACAACTATTTTAGCTAAGGAGAGATGGATATACCGTGCAGTGAGTAATTTAGTTGATAATGCAGTAAAGTATGGTGAGAATAAAAAAATAAGAGTATCTGTAAGAAACAAATATAATAGTGTGATAATTAAAGTAGAAGATAACGGAATTGGTATGGAAAAAAATTTTATAGATAGTATATTTAACAATAAATATAGAATTAATGATTTAAAAAAAGATGGATACGGGATAGGTCTAAGTTTAGTATCACATGTGTGTGATTTATGTAATGGAATAGTAGTAGTAGATAGTGAAATAAATAAAGGGTCTTGTTTTTATTTATCCTTTTCTGAATACAAGAATTAATATTTATTTTTAGATTTTAAGTTGAGGGTTAACATTGAGTAAACAATATATTTATTATAATTTGCTTACAGTAAAACCTAAAGAAAAGGAGAATTTTATATGTATATCTTTAAAAATGCATTAAAAAACTTAGCGAGGAATAAAGGTCGTAATATTTTACTTGGTGTTATAATGATTGCGATACTCTCATGTGTAGCTATTTCAGTTGTTATAAATACTACTTCTGGTGAAATCATAAAAGATTATAAAAATCGATTTGGATCAGAAGTAT
The nucleotide sequence above comes from Paraclostridium bifermentans. Encoded proteins:
- a CDS encoding FAD-dependent oxidoreductase, encoding MAVKEKVLQFANQVSGKKPGSRGYFGENDARYRILEPVVTDEMAEVLLCMEIRKKITAEKVAPLCGKSVEKCTELLLELSEIGVVFVNEIDGVDTFWYETWVPGIMEMMVNNKAQAKKYPQIPKAFHDYGVENGPRSTGSFPPGVGLMRVIPIETAIDGETRRASYEEISKYLNESDKFSVSDCSCRTARESMGEGCGHLKEDMCIQLGHAAEYYIRTGRGKKITREEAFEIIKRAEENGLMHQIPNLDGSGKTHAICNCCGCSCLALKGGNMFANTDMVRSNYVSKVDKDKCVACGECVVNCPTNALKLGQKLCSSKPIVDKIERKETPRNTNWGPERWNEDYRINREDVVESGTSPCKTACPAHIAVQGYIKLASQGRYKEALELIKQENPFPAICGRICPRKCESACTRGDIDSPIAIDEIKKFVAEQDLKEEHRFVPKKRHNYGKKIAIIGGGPSGLSCAYYLSIDGYKVTVFEKQKALGGMLTLGIPSFRLEKEVVNAEIEILRQMGVEFKTGIEVGKDVTLDELRKDGYKAFYLAIGAQAGRRLNIEGEDAEGVIPGVEFVRDVNLGEDVKLNGKVVVIGGGNVAIDVARNATRVGADSVNMFCLENREQMPALEEEIEEALEEDIVINNSWGPNRIIVEDGKVVGVEFKKCVSVFDENGRFSPVFDEDNLKVVDADYVLISVGQSIDWGDLLKGSKAELNPNNTIKADGFTYQTNEPDIFAGGDSYTGPRFAIDAIAAGKQGAISIHRFVQPGQSLVNGRDRRDYHEFDKKSLQLEGYDNMPRQRPNHKSGVDAKESFKDMRLTFTEEQMKKETERCLGCGATVVDEYMCVGCGQCTTKCKFDAISLVRKYDAEGVAYEDLKPAVVKNVIRRKGRIIGKKVKDVFAK
- a CDS encoding DUF5692 family protein, whose amino-acid sequence is MGILYEKMTFEGWGIFLFVLLALMAFNELGRSTKWTGVLLFIIVPTFLTIFVWPTTAAPGNEYGTGTWFNWVKTYSALAGCVWFMALRYIPSLQKKKWALALPAIILALNIFEASIRDFQIFTYGLTDGGVVDNLWTISGPWNIMNGIAGLLNIVTICGCYGIFISKDKTKDMIWPDMIWTWVIAYDVWNFAYTYNCISDHSIYCGVALLLSCTIPTFFIKKGAWLQHRAQTLALWIMFVMTVPQFADRIAPVPTTHNKTAFFVVSLISLAVNAALAIYQFNKVRKNKLNPIKDEIYTDTDAYQQVLAENK
- a CDS encoding response regulator transcription factor, with protein sequence MRLLVIEDNIELSNSMKKGLENMNFKVDISNTGEEGEDKASINEYDVILLDLNLPDTDGIEVLKYLRKKSIDAPIIIITARDNVSDLAIGLDNGADDYITKPFQLLEVRARIHAVIRRFHGRTNPIINIGGVKLNPVNRTVYIDEKEVILAIKEFDILEYICYKHPAVVSSEEIVEHVYDENFDPFSSVLRVHISRLKNKLKNVQGQDVLVNVRGKGYCLCVE
- a CDS encoding sensor histidine kinase is translated as MRRVNFKSGLVIIIYSLILSLVIGVGLYKIKVSFNNLETKTNIKDTKAIIISTSRYNEEDLIYKAINEGDYPNLKDYNANFENNKMKGTTRLVDVAEIGRAYLKIGFKDILSIILIFFFILILASLILWIALNKIHDKEIENIVKNLNEIDDEFNPYLVSKTFGIAYENIKGKFKSNLDDYKKLNSYLSHEQKNAIAILRTNLEIDNNQEYLKLLDDIADSIDDVLTLSDLKSDDAMTGVDVSLVCASICDIYQKNYKNIEFDFDEENNTTILAKERWIYRAVSNLVDNAVKYGENKKIRVSVRNKYNSVIIKVEDNGIGMEKNFIDSIFNNKYRINDLKKDGYGIGLSLVSHVCDLCNGIVVVDSEINKGSCFYLSFSEYKN